The genomic interval TCAATTTGTATAGAAGCGGTTTAATTCATAGATTAGATAAGGATACATCAGGTTTATTAGTTTTAGCTAAAAATGAACATTCTAAAAAATGTTTATTCCAACAATTCAACTCGAAAACAATTCAAAGAGAATATAGAGCTTTAATATGGGGAAATTTACTTGAAGAAAAAGGAATTATAACTGGTTTTATTGGAAGAGATCCTAAAAATAGAAAAAAAATGACCATTTTTAGAAATAATGAATTTTATAAAGGAAAGTATTCTATAACACATTATAAAGTGTTAGAAAGATTTAAATATTTAACATATGTTTCTTGCAATATAAAAACAGGAAAAACACATCAAATAAGAGCACATTTCAAATATTTAGGTCATCCATTGTTTCACGACTCTATGTATGGGGGGAATAGAATTTTTATGAAAAAAAAATGTTCAAATAAAAATATAAAATTTTTGAAAACTTGTTTTAAGATATTACCAAGACAAGCTTTGCATGCAATATCACTTTCTTTTATTCATCCAAAAAATGAAAAATGTTATTTTTATTGTCCAATTCCTGAAGATTTTCAAATGGTTTTACAAAAATGTAGAAAAATATTATTATAATAAAGTCCCGTGCAAAAGAATATAAGATATAGAAAAATATATAATTAACCCAACAACATCTACTAATGTAGCCACAAAAGGAGCTGAAGAGCTGGCTGGGTCTCCTCTTAATTTTTTAATTATAAAAGGTAACATGGCCCCACTTAATGTCCCCCATAATACGACTCCGATCAAGGATAAAAAAACTGTTAAACCGACTAATATCCAATGAGATCCATAATTAAATAAATTTATTTTATGCCAAGCGATGACACGTATAAAACCTGTTAATCCTAAAATGCTCCCTAAAAAAAAACCGCAAATAATTTCTCTTCGCATCACAATCCACCAATCTTTTATTTTTACCTCTCCTAAAGCCATTGCTTGTATAATTAAACTTGCAGCTTGAGAACCGCTATTTCCTCCACTTGAAACAACTAAAGGAATGAACAAAGCAAGAACTACAGCTTTTTCTATAACACTTGAAAATTTTTGCATAACTGTTGTCGTTAACATTTCTCCTATAAACAATAAAATTAGCCATCCAGCTCTTTTTTTAATAAGTTTAAATAAAGGAACGTTTAAATAAGAATAAGATTGATTTGAAGCTTCCATCCCTCCTATTTTTTTTAAATTTTTTCTATAATTTTTATCCAAAATCTCATATACAGTTACTATTCCCAATAGAAAATTATGATTATCTATAACTGGAAGTGAAATTCTATTGCTCATAGAAAATATTTGAATAGCTTCTTTTTCTGTGTCT from Blattabacterium cuenoti carries:
- a CDS encoding RluA family pseudouridine synthase gives rise to the protein MKKVQITAKKNQKEIRIDKFLKKNIENISRNQIQKLTISGKVIVNKHIVKKNYKIKSLDFIEIEIPNIPTLDHLEYKNIIAEKINIDIIYEDEDVLVVNKPAGMVVHPGFGNNKGTLIHGIKYHFQNSNLSNFNLYRSGLIHRLDKDTSGLLVLAKNEHSKKCLFQQFNSKTIQREYRALIWGNLLEEKGIITGFIGRDPKNRKKMTIFRNNEFYKGKYSITHYKVLERFKYLTYVSCNIKTGKTHQIRAHFKYLGHPLFHDSMYGGNRIFMKKKCSNKNIKFLKTCFKILPRQALHAISLSFIHPKNEKCYFYCPIPEDFQMVLQKCRKILL
- the mgtE gene encoding magnesium transporter, giving the protein MFNEDQDYLNNDKFINNQTVSRLIKIIYHYPNDVIKIFSLLKLCKAISLFKELDFSIKKKIIKGLPSIKKMELLNNLSVYDRVHFLDNLPKNILKDLIKYLSPEDKYRILVSLGYPKNSVSRLMIPYYLAVQKNWSVQEVLDYIRKEVNNSDVIEIVYIVDQKGQLINDIKIQEFLLVDPKTKVFNLMSSQCTETLNVTDTEKEAIQIFSMSNRISLPVIDNHNFLLGIVTVYEILDKNYRKNLKKIGGMEASNQSYSYLNVPLFKLIKKRAGWLILLFIGEMLTTTVMQKFSSVIEKAVVLALFIPLVVSSGGNSGSQAASLIIQAMALGEVKIKDWWIVMRREIICGFFLGSILGLTGFIRVIAWHKINLFNYGSHWILVGLTVFLSLIGVVLWGTLSGAMLPFIIKKLRGDPASSSAPFVATLVDVVGLIIYFSISYILLHGTLL